The proteins below come from a single Micromonospora citrea genomic window:
- a CDS encoding cyclic nucleotide-binding domain-containing protein, which yields MTTLDVLRAHPFLAGLPEPWLPRLAGYARPVVWHPGHRMFRADQAAGRFWLVRAGQVALDFPVPGRGDVEIETIGPGGVLGWSWLFPPYRWQFGAVAAQRSTAVEFTAEGVRRLMESDDALGRQLTTRFMSVVVDRLHAARGRLLELYGYPAVTPPAA from the coding sequence ATGACCACCCTCGACGTGCTCCGCGCGCACCCGTTCCTCGCCGGGCTGCCCGAGCCGTGGCTGCCCCGGCTGGCCGGCTACGCCCGCCCGGTGGTCTGGCACCCCGGGCACCGGATGTTCCGGGCCGACCAGGCGGCGGGGCGCTTCTGGCTGGTCCGCGCCGGGCAGGTGGCGCTCGACTTCCCGGTGCCCGGCCGCGGCGACGTCGAGATCGAGACGATCGGCCCGGGCGGCGTGCTCGGCTGGTCGTGGCTGTTCCCGCCCTACCGCTGGCAGTTCGGGGCGGTGGCGGCGCAGCGCAGCACCGCCGTGGAGTTCACCGCCGAGGGGGTGCGCCGGCTGATGGAGTCCGACGACGCGCTCGGCCGCCAGCTCACCACCCGCTTCATGAGCGTGGTCGTGGACCGGCTGCACGCGGCCCGGGGCCGCCTGCTCGAGCTGTACGGCTACCCCGCGGTGACCCCGCCCGCCGCCTGA
- the pflA gene encoding pyruvate formate-lyase-activating protein: MNTAGRELTGAVHSFDLSIGVDGPGTRFVAFLAGCPLRCRYCHSPDTWYRRSGRHRTVAELVAEIERYRRFVTVAGGGVTISGGEPLQQPRFTGEVLRRCHELGLHTALDTSGFLGERADDALLGATDLVLLDVKSWDPATYRAVTRTGEVAPTLRFGRRLAARGTPIWIRFVLVPGLTDAVSNVAGVADFAASLATVERVEVLPFHRLGAHKYAELGLRFPLADTEPPTAELLDRVRGQFAARGLTVC; this comes from the coding sequence GTGAACACCGCCGGGCGGGAGCTGACCGGGGCCGTGCACTCCTTCGACCTGTCGATCGGGGTGGACGGTCCCGGCACCCGGTTCGTGGCCTTCCTCGCCGGGTGCCCCCTGCGCTGCCGCTACTGCCACAGCCCCGACACCTGGTACCGGCGCAGCGGCCGGCACCGGACGGTGGCCGAACTCGTCGCCGAGATCGAGCGGTACCGGCGGTTCGTCACGGTCGCCGGCGGCGGGGTGACGATCAGCGGCGGGGAGCCGTTGCAGCAGCCCCGGTTCACCGGCGAGGTGCTGCGCCGCTGCCACGAGCTGGGCCTGCACACCGCGCTGGACACGTCCGGCTTCCTGGGCGAGCGCGCCGACGACGCCCTGCTCGGCGCCACCGACCTGGTGCTGCTGGACGTGAAGTCGTGGGACCCGGCGACGTACCGGGCCGTGACCCGCACCGGCGAGGTGGCGCCCACGCTGCGCTTCGGCCGCCGCCTGGCGGCCCGGGGCACCCCGATCTGGATCCGCTTCGTGCTGGTGCCCGGGCTCACCGACGCGGTGTCGAACGTCGCCGGGGTGGCGGACTTCGCCGCCTCGCTCGCCACGGTCGAGCGGGTGGAGGTGCTGCCGTTCCACCGGCTCGGCGCGCACAAGTACGCGGAGCTGGGGCTGCGGTTCCCCCTCGCCGACACCGAGCCGCCGACGGCGGAGCTGCTGGACCGGGTCCGTGGGCAGTTCGCGGCGCGCGGCCTGACGGTCTGCTGA